The Diaphorobacter ruginosibacter genome contains a region encoding:
- a CDS encoding amidase, which yields MQKSSVARAEQTLAAIQDAGDEGRRIFTQVYEQSALAAARAADERERSGIRLGPLDGRIVSVKDLYDIAGEVTTAGSAVRRTAAPATQDALIVQRLRQAGAVIIGKTNMTEFAFSGIGINPHYGTPGNARDATRIPGGSSSGAGVAVARGLSEISIGSDTGGSVRIPSALNGVTGLKPTQCRVPRDGAFPLSFSLDSVGPLARSVLDCAQADAVLSGQPLGELPARTVRGLRVGIPRGLLFTQTDTAVQAAFDQVVAELSRSGCRVDDMQLDDWCAAPFKLQEKGTLIAAEAAYIHAETLATNPGAIDPFVLARIQRGETIAASHYVSLQRARAELQQSLDARVADCDVLVLPTVAMVAPRIDSLASADAFNQANMLVLRNTSVFNFYDLPAMSLPIQVGAGQLPVGLMVVGHRGGDRDLLTVCAALQSGLQSLAL from the coding sequence ATGCAGAAAAGCTCCGTAGCACGCGCCGAGCAAACGCTGGCAGCGATTCAGGATGCCGGCGACGAAGGCCGCCGCATCTTCACCCAGGTCTATGAGCAGAGCGCCCTTGCGGCCGCCCGCGCGGCGGACGAGCGCGAGCGAAGCGGCATCCGCCTCGGCCCGCTGGACGGACGCATCGTCTCCGTCAAGGACCTCTACGACATCGCGGGCGAAGTCACCACGGCGGGGTCCGCCGTGCGCAGGACCGCCGCGCCGGCCACGCAGGACGCGCTCATCGTGCAGCGGCTGCGCCAGGCGGGCGCGGTCATCATCGGCAAGACCAACATGACCGAGTTCGCGTTCTCGGGCATCGGCATCAATCCCCACTACGGCACGCCGGGCAATGCGCGCGACGCGACCCGCATTCCGGGCGGATCGTCCTCGGGTGCGGGCGTGGCCGTGGCGCGCGGCCTGTCGGAGATCTCCATCGGCTCGGACACCGGGGGCTCGGTGCGCATCCCTTCCGCACTCAACGGCGTCACGGGCCTCAAGCCCACGCAATGCCGCGTGCCGCGCGACGGAGCGTTCCCGCTGTCCTTCAGCCTCGACTCCGTGGGTCCCCTGGCGCGCAGCGTGCTGGACTGCGCCCAGGCCGACGCGGTTCTGAGCGGCCAGCCCCTGGGAGAACTCCCTGCGCGCACGGTGCGTGGACTGCGCGTCGGCATTCCCCGCGGGCTGCTGTTCACACAGACCGACACGGCCGTGCAGGCCGCGTTCGATCAGGTGGTCGCCGAGCTCTCGCGCTCGGGCTGCCGCGTGGACGACATGCAGCTCGATGATTGGTGCGCCGCACCGTTCAAGCTGCAGGAAAAGGGCACTCTGATTGCCGCCGAGGCGGCGTACATCCATGCAGAGACGCTGGCAACCAACCCCGGTGCCATCGACCCGTTCGTGCTGGCCCGCATCCAGCGCGGCGAGACGATTGCCGCGTCCCACTACGTGAGCCTGCAGCGCGCACGTGCCGAGCTGCAGCAGTCGCTCGACGCGCGGGTTGCCGATTGCGACGTGCTGGTGCTGCCCACCGTGGCCATGGTCGCACCGCGCATCGACAGCCTGGCCTCGGCCGATGCATTCAACCAGGCCAACATGCTGGTGCTGCGCAACACCTCGGTGTTCAACTTCTACGACCTGCCCGCCATGTCGCTGCCAATCCAGGTGGGCGCTGGCCAGCTGCCGGTCGGGCTGATGGTCGTGGGCCACCGCGGCGGGGACCGCGATCTGCTGACCGTCTGTGCGGCGCTCCAGTCCGGACTGCAGTCGCTCGCGCTGTAA
- a CDS encoding NADPH-dependent FMN reductase, which translates to MSKPSIGVIVGSNSRASINLQLAKALAKLVADKADFEFIDIGHLPLYNRDDDANTPQAFVDFKNKVRAKNGILFVTPEHNRSVPAPLKNALDAGSRPYGQSAWGGIPAAVIGTSPGGPATSMAQQHLRNILVFLDMPTMQQPEGFIQWKEGLVDADGNIGAASQQFLTTWMEKFLAWVERNAKAR; encoded by the coding sequence ATGAGCAAACCCAGTATCGGTGTCATCGTCGGCAGCAACAGCCGGGCCTCCATCAACCTGCAACTGGCCAAAGCGCTGGCGAAGCTGGTGGCGGACAAGGCGGATTTCGAGTTCATCGACATCGGCCACCTGCCGCTGTACAACCGGGATGACGACGCGAACACGCCGCAGGCATTCGTCGATTTCAAGAACAAGGTTCGCGCCAAGAACGGCATCCTGTTCGTCACGCCCGAGCACAACCGCTCGGTTCCGGCGCCGCTCAAGAATGCGCTCGATGCGGGCAGCCGTCCCTACGGGCAGAGCGCCTGGGGCGGAATTCCCGCAGCAGTGATCGGCACCTCGCCCGGCGGCCCCGCCACATCGATGGCCCAGCAGCACCTGCGCAACATCCTGGTGTTCCTCGACATGCCGACCATGCAGCAGCCCGAGGGCTTCATCCAATGGAAGGAAGGCCTTGTCGACGCCGACGGCAACATCGGTGCGGCAAGCCAGCAGTTCCTCACCACATGGATGGAAAAATTCCTTGCCTGGGTCGAACGGAACGCCAAAGCCCGTTGA
- the murI gene encoding glutamate racemase, with translation MSLPSSSSPIGVFDSGVGGLSVLQELRRELPHERFIYFADSGHAPYGERGDEFVKQRTLAIARYLQDEHHIKALVVACNTATMAAVADVRSAFPDLPVIGVEPALKPAASSSQTHRVGVIATRGTVQSARFDQLRKAFSDGTDIRAQPCDGLVRAIERSVEEDDPLNGPSAIEIRALCERYTGMLGSFGVRTGDIDTLVLGCTHYVFIKDELRSLVGPDVHILDTGAPVARQTRRILVQRDTLADESGTAIASNGQVHLYTTGPLSALQAAASRWLGLPREHCSALPA, from the coding sequence ATGTCTCTACCTAGCTCCTCCTCCCCCATCGGCGTGTTCGACAGCGGGGTCGGAGGCCTGAGCGTGCTGCAGGAACTGCGCCGCGAATTGCCGCATGAGCGTTTCATCTATTTCGCCGATTCGGGCCACGCGCCCTATGGCGAACGTGGCGATGAGTTCGTGAAGCAGCGCACCCTCGCCATCGCTCGATACCTGCAGGACGAGCACCACATCAAGGCGCTGGTGGTAGCCTGCAACACGGCCACCATGGCGGCCGTGGCCGATGTCCGCAGCGCCTTTCCCGACCTCCCCGTCATCGGCGTCGAGCCCGCGCTCAAGCCTGCGGCCAGCAGCAGCCAGACGCACCGCGTGGGCGTGATCGCCACGCGCGGCACGGTGCAGAGCGCGCGCTTCGATCAACTGCGCAAGGCGTTCTCGGACGGCACGGACATCCGCGCACAGCCTTGCGACGGACTGGTGCGCGCCATCGAGCGCAGCGTGGAGGAGGACGACCCGCTCAACGGCCCTTCGGCCATCGAGATTCGCGCGCTGTGCGAGCGCTACACCGGCATGCTCGGCAGCTTCGGAGTACGCACAGGCGACATCGACACGCTGGTGCTGGGTTGCACGCACTACGTGTTCATCAAGGACGAGCTGCGCAGCCTGGTGGGCCCCGACGTGCACATCCTCGACACCGGCGCGCCCGTCGCGCGGCAGACGCGGCGCATCCTGGTCCAGCGCGACACCCTGGCCGACGAATCGGGAACGGCCATCGCCTCGAATGGCCAGGTCCACCTCTACACCACCGGCCCGCTGTCCGCCCTGCAGGCCGCCGCGAGCCGCTGGCTGGGCCTGCCCCGGGAGCACTGCTCGGCACTGCCGGCCTGA
- a CDS encoding CDGSH iron-sulfur domain-containing protein — protein sequence MPKEVVASADVVIEFDGTRCIHSRNCVLNRPDVFVPNVQGAWIHPERASAAEVLEIAHACPSGAIQCRKPGGEAMEKAPLVNLVQVRENGPLAFHAPLEIQGRKDGFRATLCRCGASRNKPYCDHSHVDIGFQATGEPPVTASEALAHRDGPLEIDPTHNGPLHVSGSLEIVSGTGATINRVTDAWLCRCGHSGNKPYCDGSHARVGFVSD from the coding sequence ATGCCCAAGGAAGTCGTCGCGTCCGCCGATGTCGTCATCGAATTCGATGGTACTCGCTGCATCCACTCCCGCAACTGCGTTCTCAACCGGCCGGACGTCTTCGTGCCGAACGTACAGGGCGCGTGGATCCATCCAGAACGCGCCAGCGCGGCCGAGGTGCTGGAGATCGCGCACGCTTGCCCCTCCGGCGCGATCCAGTGCAGGAAGCCCGGCGGCGAGGCGATGGAAAAGGCACCTCTTGTGAACCTGGTGCAGGTGCGCGAGAACGGACCCCTGGCCTTCCATGCGCCACTCGAAATCCAGGGCAGGAAGGACGGCTTCCGCGCGACGCTGTGCCGCTGCGGTGCCTCCAGGAACAAGCCCTACTGCGATCACAGCCACGTCGACATCGGCTTCCAGGCCACGGGAGAACCGCCGGTCACCGCCTCGGAGGCTCTCGCGCACCGCGATGGACCTCTGGAAATAGACCCCACCCACAACGGGCCGCTGCATGTCAGCGGATCGCTGGAAATCGTCAGCGGCACCGGTGCCACGATCAACCGCGTGACCGATGCGTGGCTGTGCCGCTGCGGCCATTCGGGCAACAAGCCCTATTGCGACGGCAGCCATGCACGCGTAGGCTTTGTCAGCGATTGA
- a CDS encoding DUF2848 domain-containing protein has translation MQAQFNIHASGATRPLSLDVHTLVVAGWAGRDIAAIEHHIEELAELGVPRPSSVPLFYRIGQNQMVQDAEIQVVGPHSSGEIEALVFAAEGKLFVGISSDHTDRKLEAYSVALSKQVCAKPAGSEAWELAEVEGHWDELVVRSWIEEDGKRVLYQEGSLSTLRPPRELIEGYLKASGQSTFADGTAMTCGTVAAIGGIRPSTVFEMELYDPRLNRSLKHRYTSQILPEVA, from the coding sequence ATGCAAGCTCAATTCAACATCCATGCTTCCGGCGCAACCCGCCCACTCTCGCTCGACGTGCACACCCTGGTCGTGGCGGGCTGGGCAGGCCGCGACATCGCCGCCATCGAACACCACATCGAGGAACTGGCCGAGCTCGGCGTGCCGCGCCCGAGCAGCGTGCCGCTGTTCTACCGCATCGGCCAGAACCAGATGGTCCAGGATGCAGAGATCCAGGTCGTCGGCCCTCACTCCTCCGGCGAGATCGAAGCGCTGGTGTTCGCCGCCGAGGGCAAGCTCTTCGTCGGTATTTCGTCCGACCACACCGACCGCAAGCTCGAGGCCTACAGCGTCGCCCTGTCCAAGCAGGTCTGCGCCAAGCCCGCAGGCAGCGAGGCCTGGGAGCTCGCGGAAGTCGAGGGCCACTGGGACGAGCTCGTCGTGCGCTCCTGGATCGAGGAGGACGGCAAGCGCGTGCTCTACCAGGAGGGTTCGCTGTCCACACTGCGTCCACCGCGCGAACTGATCGAGGGCTACCTGAAGGCCAGCGGCCAGAGCACCTTCGCGGACGGCACCGCGATGACCTGCGGCACCGTCGCGGCCATCGGCGGCATCCGCCCATCGACAGTCTTCGAGATGGAGCTGTACGATCCACGCCTGAACCGCTCGTTGAAGCATCGCTACACATCGCAGATTCTTCCCGAAGTGGCTTGA
- a CDS encoding GFA family protein, protein MNHQQHAPKTSPDTRHTGSCLCGGVRFVVHGALEPIQVCHCGQCRKAQGGPLATNIPVAADQLEWIAGRDLLRHFESSPGKLRAFCGTCGAPVYSQRANLPGVLRVRAGLLDQPLQATLAFHQQVASRAQWWPLQDDGLPQFEGAAGSAQKQDNR, encoded by the coding sequence ATGAACCACCAGCAACACGCACCGAAAACATCGCCGGACACGCGGCACACAGGCTCCTGCCTGTGCGGTGGCGTGAGATTCGTCGTCCATGGAGCGCTGGAGCCGATCCAGGTCTGCCATTGCGGCCAATGCAGAAAGGCCCAGGGCGGCCCGCTTGCCACCAATATCCCGGTGGCTGCCGATCAGCTGGAATGGATCGCAGGACGCGATCTGCTCAGGCATTTCGAGTCATCGCCCGGCAAGCTGCGCGCATTCTGCGGTACCTGCGGCGCGCCGGTCTACAGCCAGCGCGCAAACCTTCCCGGCGTCCTGCGCGTGCGGGCCGGACTGCTCGACCAGCCGCTGCAGGCCACGCTCGCATTCCACCAGCAGGTCGCCTCGCGCGCACAGTGGTGGCCACTGCAGGATGACGGCCTGCCTCAGTTCGAGGGCGCTGCAGGGTCGGCGCAAAAGCAGGACAATCGCTGA
- a CDS encoding DUF6806 family protein, translating into MSHYNAPFEIHVHGQVQLRGDVDFEQLQEALRPLWKYAGARSLADGANSAYEEEPGIQYDVKAHLLQMCWTVRGDEDFRQSLDEMCMGLNELAEQGAAIEVTFYDAEYDDEEGDGPDDGAEARDDFVMLFVGPTPAAIMQVQRDLLVQDVVNMMERHFDASELSGVVTEIDKLFNQRFDALVNSLEIGKPPRGMGGGGNGGHGGGRRPRHLH; encoded by the coding sequence ATGTCACATTACAACGCACCCTTCGAAATCCATGTGCACGGCCAAGTGCAACTGCGTGGCGATGTCGACTTCGAGCAATTGCAGGAAGCGCTTCGTCCGTTGTGGAAGTACGCCGGCGCGCGCTCCCTTGCCGACGGGGCCAACAGTGCCTACGAGGAAGAGCCCGGAATCCAGTACGACGTGAAGGCGCATCTGCTGCAGATGTGCTGGACCGTGCGTGGAGACGAGGACTTCCGCCAGTCGCTCGACGAAATGTGCATGGGACTCAATGAGCTGGCCGAGCAGGGCGCGGCCATCGAGGTCACGTTCTATGACGCCGAGTATGACGACGAGGAAGGCGACGGCCCCGATGACGGTGCCGAGGCCCGTGACGACTTCGTGATGCTGTTCGTCGGCCCGACGCCCGCCGCCATCATGCAGGTGCAGCGCGACCTGCTGGTGCAGGACGTGGTGAACATGATGGAGCGCCATTTCGACGCTTCCGAACTGAGTGGCGTGGTGACCGAGATCGACAAGCTGTTCAACCAGCGCTTCGACGCCCTGGTGAACTCCCTCGAGATCGGCAAGCCGCCGCGCGGCATGGGCGGTGGCGGCAATGGTGGCCATGGCGGCGGCCGCCGTCCGCGCCACCTGCATTGA
- a CDS encoding TRAP transporter large permease, with product MIATTLILLLVLIGLSIPVGAALGVLGLTLDPLFSMLPLSRALGELSWSANNEFLLVAIPLFIMLGEVLLRAGFAEKMYGSMSLWLSWLPGGLMHANIGASTLFSATSGSSVATAATVGTVALPQIKRYGYNEPLFLGSLAAGGTLGILIPPSINLVIYGVLTNSSVPKLYLAGIIPGFAMAGLFILTIVIACLVKPQWGGQKIRATWGERFRSLIHLGPPLVIFLLVVGSIYAGLATPTEAAALGVLGALILAAWFRKLSWNMLRECVEGTMRSTAMIMLIVIAAGFLNFVMSATGLTSAITDSITGLGLSPGWMLLVLVIFYLVLGCFMETLSMMITTIPIVAPIMIALGYDPIWLGIVIIILVEAALITPPVGLNLFVVQSLRKSGSMNAVIVGSLPFVAAMFVMLLLLALVPGLALWLPTAFG from the coding sequence ATGATCGCCACCACACTCATTCTGCTGCTCGTCCTCATCGGGCTGAGCATTCCCGTGGGCGCGGCACTTGGCGTGCTGGGCCTCACGCTCGATCCGCTGTTCTCCATGCTGCCGCTCTCGCGCGCCCTGGGCGAGCTGTCCTGGAGCGCCAACAACGAATTCCTGCTGGTGGCGATCCCGCTGTTCATCATGCTGGGCGAAGTGCTGCTGCGCGCGGGCTTTGCCGAGAAGATGTACGGTTCGATGAGCCTGTGGCTGTCGTGGCTGCCGGGCGGCCTGATGCACGCGAACATCGGAGCCTCGACGCTGTTCTCCGCCACCTCGGGCTCCAGCGTGGCGACAGCGGCCACCGTCGGCACCGTGGCGCTCCCGCAAATCAAGCGCTACGGCTACAACGAACCGCTGTTCCTCGGCTCGCTGGCGGCCGGTGGCACGCTGGGCATCCTGATCCCGCCATCGATCAACCTGGTGATCTACGGCGTGCTCACGAACTCGTCCGTTCCCAAGCTGTACCTGGCGGGCATCATCCCCGGCTTCGCCATGGCGGGACTGTTCATCCTGACGATCGTGATCGCCTGCCTGGTCAAGCCCCAGTGGGGCGGCCAGAAGATCCGTGCAACCTGGGGCGAGCGCTTCAGGAGCCTGATCCATCTCGGCCCTCCGCTCGTCATCTTCCTGCTCGTCGTCGGCTCGATCTACGCAGGCCTTGCCACGCCCACCGAGGCGGCTGCGCTCGGCGTGCTGGGCGCGCTGATCCTCGCTGCCTGGTTCCGCAAGCTCTCGTGGAACATGCTGCGCGAGTGCGTCGAGGGCACGATGCGTTCCACCGCGATGATCATGCTGATCGTCATCGCCGCGGGTTTCCTGAACTTCGTGATGTCGGCCACGGGACTGACCTCGGCCATCACCGACTCCATCACCGGCCTGGGCCTCTCGCCCGGCTGGATGCTGCTGGTGCTGGTGATCTTCTACCTCGTGCTCGGGTGCTTCATGGAAACGCTGTCGATGATGATCACCACGATCCCGATCGTCGCGCCCATCATGATCGCGCTGGGCTACGACCCCATCTGGCTCGGCATCGTGATCATCATCCTGGTGGAAGCCGCCCTCATCACCCCACCCGTGGGCCTGAACCTGTTCGTGGTCCAGAGCCTGCGCAAATCCGGCTCGATGAACGCCGTCATCGTCGGCTCGCTGCCGTTCGTTGCCGCCATGTTCGTGATGCTGCTGCTCCTGGCGCTCGTGCCCGGCCTCGCGCTGTGGCTGCCCACCGCCTTCGGTTAA
- a CDS encoding TerB family tellurite resistance protein, whose protein sequence is MSNEEIRAILSICLLAAYSDNNKHDREREQIKQVADALGQHEDVNLPGLYQDVLLRRVQLPGAVQQLRTDETRQLAYEMAVCVCDADGQTSAREAEFLAQLKGLLGLGAAATAAAEASAAPAQPSTPTVQTIEADAHALANAPLAGTLEPVVIGDPVAPAVTGSAPHPDAADALANASAGNAPPSERRQSNLSVQEMDARILKASIVNGAIELLPENLSTLAIIPLQMRLVYQVGESYGYDLDRGHIKDLLAALGVGLTSQYLEQAGRKLLSRVLGGGLFGGVGRQAVSSGMSFASTYALGHVANQYYAGGRTLSTQMLKDAYEHIMQDGRALQAQYAPQMQNMARQLNTAKIMDMVRGR, encoded by the coding sequence ATGTCCAACGAAGAAATCCGTGCGATCCTGAGCATCTGCCTGCTGGCCGCCTATTCCGACAACAACAAGCACGACCGCGAGCGAGAGCAGATCAAGCAGGTGGCCGACGCGCTCGGCCAGCATGAGGATGTCAATCTGCCGGGCCTCTACCAGGACGTGCTGCTGCGCAGGGTGCAACTGCCCGGCGCCGTCCAGCAGTTGCGCACCGATGAGACACGGCAGCTCGCCTACGAAATGGCCGTCTGCGTGTGCGATGCGGATGGTCAGACCAGCGCGCGGGAAGCAGAGTTTCTTGCGCAGCTCAAGGGCCTGCTGGGTCTCGGAGCAGCAGCCACCGCAGCCGCAGAGGCATCCGCTGCTCCGGCCCAGCCGTCGACTCCAACCGTGCAGACCATCGAAGCCGACGCGCATGCGCTCGCCAATGCGCCGCTTGCCGGAACATTGGAGCCCGTGGTGATCGGGGACCCGGTCGCGCCCGCCGTCACCGGTTCCGCGCCACACCCCGACGCAGCCGATGCCCTCGCCAACGCCAGCGCCGGCAATGCACCGCCATCGGAGCGCAGGCAAAGCAACCTGTCCGTGCAGGAAATGGACGCCAGGATTCTCAAGGCCTCCATCGTGAACGGCGCGATCGAGCTGCTGCCCGAGAATCTCTCCACGCTTGCGATCATTCCGCTGCAGATGCGGCTGGTGTATCAGGTCGGCGAAAGCTATGGCTACGATCTGGATCGCGGCCATATCAAGGACCTGCTGGCTGCGCTCGGCGTGGGTCTCACCTCCCAGTACCTCGAGCAGGCCGGCCGCAAGCTGCTGTCGCGCGTGCTGGGCGGCGGCCTGTTCGGCGGCGTGGGACGCCAGGCGGTCAGCAGCGGCATGAGCTTTGCATCCACCTATGCGCTCGGCCATGTGGCCAACCAGTACTATGCGGGCGGCCGCACGCTGAGCACACAGATGCTGAAGGATGCCTACGAGCACATCATGCAGGACGGGCGCGCACTGCAGGCGCAATACGCCCCGCAGATGCAGAACATGGCCCGTCAGCTGAACACTGCGAAAATCATGGACATGGTGCGCGGCCGCTGA
- a CDS encoding DUF938 domain-containing protein, which translates to MHLPFSQACENNQAPILEVLQRHFAGSRRVLEIGSGTGQHSVYFAPRMPHLDWQTSDLEQNHPGIRAWHAQHPAPNLHAPLPLDLSQGGWPAGNFDAVFTSNTAHIVSWPLVQRMFELVGTHLPEQGVFAIYGPFNYQGGFTSDSNRAFDAMLRQRDPESGLRNFEDIVALARLHSLHLAEDHPMPANNRTLVFVKNG; encoded by the coding sequence ATGCATCTACCCTTCTCCCAGGCCTGCGAGAACAACCAGGCCCCCATCCTCGAGGTGCTGCAACGCCACTTCGCAGGCAGCCGCCGCGTGCTCGAGATCGGCTCGGGCACCGGCCAGCACAGCGTGTACTTCGCACCTCGCATGCCGCATCTCGACTGGCAGACCAGCGATCTGGAGCAGAACCACCCGGGCATCCGCGCATGGCACGCGCAGCATCCGGCCCCCAACCTGCACGCCCCATTGCCGCTGGATCTGTCGCAGGGCGGCTGGCCCGCAGGCAATTTCGACGCCGTGTTCACCAGCAATACGGCACATATCGTGTCCTGGCCGCTGGTGCAGCGCATGTTCGAGCTCGTGGGGACCCACCTCCCGGAGCAAGGCGTGTTCGCGATCTACGGGCCGTTCAACTACCAGGGCGGCTTCACCAGCGACAGCAACCGCGCCTTCGACGCCATGCTGCGCCAGCGCGACCCGGAGAGCGGCCTGCGCAACTTCGAGGACATCGTTGCGCTGGCACGCCTGCACTCCCTGCATCTCGCCGAAGACCATCCCATGCCGGCCAACAATCGCACCCTGGTCTTCGTGAAGAACGGCTGA
- a CDS encoding ureidoglycolate lyase — translation MTGTSAARTIPVQPLTEDAFAPFGWMLGRPFPKDPDPSAYTHPATDFWSQHLFRTGAQDGTEILWVNYRNSEPGVTHLEKHLFTEQAIVPLTGSVIQLMATSHADGSPDMAGAAAFLIAPGQGICMRPGAWHATRALRSPEVRCLMLTRASTTRDLVAHLAAGQPARESAIVEIPRCELVATS, via the coding sequence ATGACGGGAACCAGCGCAGCAAGAACCATCCCCGTGCAACCGCTCACCGAGGACGCCTTCGCCCCGTTCGGCTGGATGCTCGGGCGTCCATTCCCGAAGGACCCGGACCCGTCGGCCTACACCCATCCCGCAACGGATTTCTGGTCGCAGCACCTCTTCCGGACCGGCGCACAGGATGGCACCGAAATCCTCTGGGTCAACTATCGCAACAGCGAGCCGGGCGTCACCCACCTGGAAAAGCACCTGTTCACCGAACAGGCGATCGTTCCCCTCACCGGCAGCGTCATCCAACTGATGGCCACGAGCCATGCGGACGGCAGCCCGGACATGGCGGGCGCCGCGGCCTTCCTCATTGCGCCCGGGCAAGGCATCTGCATGCGCCCCGGCGCATGGCATGCCACGCGCGCCTTGCGGTCGCCCGAAGTGCGTTGCCTGATGCTCACGCGCGCGTCCACCACCCGCGATCTGGTAGCCCACCTCGCCGCCGGGCAGCCCGCGCGGGAAAGCGCCATCGTGGAGATTCCGCGGTGCGAACTCGTGGCAACATCGTAG
- a CDS encoding M48 family metallopeptidase, whose amino-acid sequence MASFSRSSFPSRSAPSVDLPYLRAYSPTLQGQARALLEQGRLGNILARRYGQAHQIRSDKALYDFTQEFKQRHLRNAGTINKVLFDNKIHVVRHALGLHTSMARVQGGRLAAKHEIRVATLFRQAPEEFLRMIVVHELAHLREKDHDKAFYQLCTHMEPDYHQYELDTRLYLTHLDHGGEPLWGGGPVVQQVSEQLSE is encoded by the coding sequence ATGGCTTCCTTCTCTCGTTCATCTTTCCCCTCCAGATCCGCGCCTTCAGTGGATCTTCCCTATCTGCGGGCCTACTCCCCCACGCTGCAGGGACAGGCGCGCGCGTTGCTGGAGCAGGGGCGGCTGGGCAACATCCTGGCGCGCAGGTACGGTCAGGCCCACCAGATCCGCAGCGACAAGGCGCTCTACGATTTCACGCAGGAATTCAAGCAGCGCCACCTGCGCAATGCCGGCACCATCAACAAGGTGCTGTTCGACAACAAGATCCACGTGGTGCGCCATGCGCTGGGGCTGCATACCAGCATGGCCCGCGTGCAGGGCGGCCGCCTGGCTGCAAAGCACGAGATCCGCGTGGCAACCCTGTTCCGGCAGGCGCCTGAGGAATTCCTGCGCATGATCGTCGTCCACGAGTTGGCGCATCTGCGCGAGAAGGACCACGACAAGGCGTTCTACCAGCTGTGCACCCACATGGAGCCCGACTACCACCAGTACGAACTGGACACGCGGCTCTACCTCACCCATCTGGACCATGGTGGCGAGCCGCTGTGGGGTGGCGGCCCGGTTGTCCAGCAGGTCTCGGAACAGCTCTCGGAATAG